Below is a genomic region from Lampris incognitus isolate fLamInc1 chromosome 2, fLamInc1.hap2, whole genome shotgun sequence.
ATATGAATAAATCTGACCTTGTGAACTGTGTCTTGTCTTTCTACATATGCAACATTGCCCGGTACACCACCCCACACCCCAATAACTGCTCAACCCCAGAACATGATTTTTTTCATTATCCGACATGCAGAAATCAGACATGGCCCACACAAATAACCTTAACGGTGAAGCAAACAAAAACTCGCTGTGGAATTGGGAGGGTTTGCCAAGTTTCATTATCAATTTCAAACATGCCGTCACTCTCTAACCCATACCATAatgtctttaaacgcgtttcttcCCGTTCAAGGGATGCAACGCCGCTACGTCCCTGCACCATCCTCTCTTGTAGCACACATCCAAGAACGAAAAGGCAAATACTATTCTTTAATGTATGCTGTTGTGAATGCTCTGCCATTGCATGCATCTGTTGTGCCTGGGGTCTTCGTTTAATATTCCATTTTCAAACCGCTGCACGTGCATCACGCCACACAGTGCGGCGTGTGACAGATACACATCCCATATGCGGTTTTTGCTctgttataaaaaaaaattttgtgaAATTTCAAAAGAATTTCAAACGGCTGTTTAGCTGCAGCGTCTTTCAACTAGCTCTAGTCTGCATAAAGCCTTTCAGCTCAATAGAGGCTTGGAATAAAACAAGAGCAGTGTATGTAGATGTTTGTGAATGCGTCACGTCGCTGGTGGgatctgttttgttttggttgctTCCAATCAATTTCCCTTTGCAGACCCTTTTGAAAATGAAGCAATAGTACCAAAGAGCAGAGCATCAAATATCTGGCCCATGGTGATGGTTTGTGGGTCCTCTCATATAAAGATAGATGAACTCTCTTACTCTCATTGACATGGCGTGCATTTCCCCCCCCAACTGTTCAGAAAGTATTTGAGTTTCTAAACAATGACAGGCTTTCATGTGCACTGCTTTTGCACAGGGAGCAACGCCGGCCTGTCACGCATTACTAAAACACTGTGGAAAGTGGAGCCACTGTGCAAGTCGAGATATCATTGGGGGCGACGCTCCCATAACTGTCTTGCAGTTCAGAAGACTACAGTGTAATAATATACAATAGATGTGGGTATTAAGCCTTGTCGTGCGTGTTGTTGCCTCAACAAGTTTGTAATTACAATATGATCCTTGTAATTCTGTGCTTACATGTACTATTAAGGAGCAAATAAAAGCCAGACGGTAAACACATAAACAAACATCCCCATTCTTATCACCATATAAACATAAGTGAATTTGGTCTGTGATAAGAAAAATAAACCACTAATTAATAAATCCATAATTACATCAAAACGTGATAGGCTTGAGTGTTCCAAAGGACGGTTGGCTGTGAAAACAATTCCACTGTTGATATTTCAACAAATTCCGGATCGTCTGAATCTTTTGAAAACAAACTGGCAATAATTTGCATAACTGGCCATCGCAGTGGAAAACACTTCACGACGGGACATGAGAGCCGTTGAATTTATCGTCTTTACGACCCCTCTGCTCCTCACATCGACCGTAGGGGAGGACACAGGTGAGAGCAGAGGTTCTCGCTGCACCCGCATTTACATTTAAATCTTAACAGGACTTCATCGGCTAGCATGCCGACAAGTCAAACACAGCTGTCGAGTGTTAATGTACAGGTTGCTCTGTTCCCCGATGTGAAACGCTGATTATGTAGTCTTTATTTTTCACAGCTTAGGAGGATAAAATGACAGCTCCACAGCACACGAGTAAGATGTGCTAATTGACAGCAAAAGCCGTGCTGCCATAGTCTTGTGTAGCATAGCACTAAGCTTCTATAACTGCAATTACTACCTGCCATGACCGTCCTTGTAAGTGCATAGGGGTAGTCTTCGTGCTGCACTACACAGAAGGTGTctgctgtgatgaataaaagcTACCTATTGCTACAGTGCAACTGGGCAAACAACTGCTGTTTCCTTAAAGATCATAGTCGGTGTACCAGTATAGTTGGTATTGTCTATTCTGGCCCTTCAGTGGCAGAAGACATCGGAAGCCATCAGGTGGAGCGTCTGGTGGAGCTGCTGACGTCTAAGGAGTGTGAGAATCTCCTGGGAGCTCTGTCTCACCTGGAGGAGgacatcttccagcacctccagcGCCTGTCACCCGAGAACAACCAGCTAGACCTCAAATCTCGAGTCAGGAGAGACACCTCTTTTGCTGCTGGTAGGCACTCAGCCATCATCGGACATGACCTTTGTCACTTTAGACACTTAATGTCATTTATCTGCTTTTTCCCAAGGTGTTACAAGTCTGGCGATTCGAAAATGAAAAGACCAGAATGTTCTACTAAATGCCAGAAATTGGCATTTAGTAAATGTGTGCTATGGAGTGTGTAAAATGGGCAAAAAATTCAAAGAGCATTTTCAAGTCATTGCCTGCGAGAGCCAACCAAGGGATAAAATCAGTCTGTTTTTTCCCCATGCCTGACTTAGTGTGATGAGGTTCGAGCAGTGTGGCGACTGTCAAAAGCCTGTCTTGTCACAGGGCCATATGTTTTGTGTTTTCTAGACAGGGAGTCACAGTGCCGAATGGCCCTGACAGACTGGCTGCTGAAGAACGGTGAGCAGATCTACTACGACAGGCTCGCTCGTGCCCTGCAGCACATCGGCAGGACAGACATCGCCGTTGGTGAGAAACAATAAGCTAGGAGAGACGGGGAAACGATTAATGCGTTACAAATTGCAACAGCATTTGCGATAACGTATTTCTGTCCATTTTTGCACAGGATGGTTTTATGCGGTGCTAAGAATGTCTCGGGATTCTAGTTGAACTAATTTCGTTTCTGTGTACAGTAGGGTGTTGTTGATTACAGCAAATCTCAGGAGCAGACACCATAGCAAGAGTATGAGTAGAGTCCCTCGACACAGGGAAATTGGAACAAGGGCTCATTTTGTGCACACTGTAGTGTATACTTTCAAAATTGGTTTATTTCAGTCAAGTAGCCCTCCTCAAAACTTTTACAACACTGTATAATTGCTTCATTACTTTGAGATTTATTTTAATTAGAACTTCAAAAGTGGCACATTTTGCACAATGCCGGTCGCTGGCATGTGCTGTGGTCTGTTGTGGAAGAAGACTCCACAGCCCAGTGGCGTTGGATGGAGGGAGGTGTAAATGATCTGACAGAAGACTCGGTGGAGCTGACACCAGCCTCAGAACAAACCATCTGCTCCTttcatcagctgtgttggagcaggaaaAAGAAAAGTGGGGACGGGCAGACATGAGTTTTAATAttgggaagagggagagacagtggtGGCAACTCACTGAAAGCTGTAAATGCCTTGAAAAGAGGGGGTGAGAGGATGCTCAATGCAGTTATTACCAGACACTGGGTCTGAGTTAGGAAAGAAATTAGCACCATCTGTGATTTGCAGTTCATTTAGTCAAACTCAAGGAACAGCATTCATTTCTGCCGGACCAAAGTTTGCATGATAAAGAAAACTGCTATATTTAACTTTAAatcaatcaacaacaaaaaatcatagGTCTGATGCCATGTCTATACACAGAAGTGGGGAAGAACATCAACCAGGACAAAACCCTGAGTCTGAAACGCTATGTTGAAGACTACCACAAACACGGGAGCAATTACAAGATCCCATCAGCCCAAACGGAGAAAGAGAACCATCGGTTTGTCCGCCAGAAGGCCCAACGCAGAAAAGGTACGGTCATTTTGCAGAAAAGGTAcagtcaaagaaggctgaatcagttcatctaaatATAACATTTAttaacagatatgtttcatcactcgactgacaccttcagtctcaactgactgcaggtatccccacccttatagacaatacagtggcataacgactgaaaccaacgaccagcttcatatgcaaatatgggtgtgactattaactagagcttcaatggccatgtgtactattctcagagtatttgggaatgtttgcaatcacagcattatatgATGGCCCTCCcctcgattcagggatggtcgttccctcttcacatagatggcctcttgactccctgttcaaaccagcggccccccctatcaaggatgtgcacatcctcatccttgaaagaatggccactggtctgtagatgggtgtagactgt
It encodes:
- the LOC130108358 gene encoding transmembrane and death domain protein 1-like, with the translated sequence MRAVEFIVFTTPLLLTSTVGEDTVAEDIGSHQVERLVELLTSKECENLLGALSHLEEDIFQHLQRLSPENNQLDLKSRVRRDTSFAADRESQCRMALTDWLLKNGEQIYYDRLARALQHIGRTDIAVEVGKNINQDKTLSLKRYVEDYHKHGSNYKIPSAQTEKENHRFVRQKAQRRKVRDLTWSDLDLIIERMPVPQKHGGLLHRAWPLLYGLLLGFGGTSLMGVFILLLIIRLAQRNQLSGHPSATGGSFVRHHSRSSQKSVAADGLCRGAACGRPAGRSRVA